The following proteins come from a genomic window of Trifolium pratense cultivar HEN17-A07 linkage group LG4, ARS_RC_1.1, whole genome shotgun sequence:
- the LOC123920028 gene encoding nuclear pore complex protein NUP96 yields the protein MECEVGSIFDSCIVHSYKKRRVSECCITSTNEIMTEIEASLPSLHSPGYYTEPSLKELAAREALYPGYCSGVPDFTVGRFGYGYVKYLNKTDVRGLCLDDIVKFRRHDVVVYEDENDKPAVGQGLNKAAEVVLVLDSGKSKSNECRDDVLVKKLKQSTERQGARFVSFDPVTCEWKFLVEHFSRFGFDDDDEEDAVMDDAEAHDVEKESPTNIDEIELSHSLPAHLRLDPVKMREMRSLMFPDEEEMEDLGRKSSFVKEHVRPLKSSAQFTTNRSTPPVVRNTPFPLLEYKHGNLDSNSPGSILMVQQHKSTPLRTVKAQGFELDLKHETPVSGNYAHNIVDAGLFMGKSFRVGWGPNGILVHSGAFVGSGGDHKLLSSVVKLEKVAFDNLVRDENKKVSEELVDHALVSPLNFHKGIDHVTNEVDFGPYRLALQKLEANRTNLSEISHQYCDIIERQLSVPGLPSSNRLGLTHQVMTWELIRVLFSEREQKCQIESLGADNEEDMMQDIKEVDQDVDQEALPLMRRAEFSYWLRESVSYHVQNQISSLDDSHYLQHVFTLLTGRQLDEAVQLAVSKGDVRLACLLSQAGGSTLNRSDVAKQLDIWRNKGLDFNFIEEDRLRLYELLAGNIHDALHDIQIDWRRFLGLLMWYKLPADTSLPAAFETYKHFLDEGTAPYPVPLFIDEGTSEEVASWKADKHFDISFYLMLLHASEETEFSFLRAMFSAFSSSPDPLDYHMIWHQREVLEAVGVINSNDLHILDMGFVSQLLCLGKVHWAIYVALHLPHREDYPYLHVNLIREILFQYCETWSSDESQYRFIEDLGIPKEWMHEALAIYYNYNGDLAEALEQFLKCANWQKAHTIFITSVAHKLFLQAKHAEIWRIATSMEDYKSEIENWDLGAGIYISFYLMRNKLQGDTNAMTELDSLQSKNAACQEFVSQLNESLAVWGSRLPVDARVAYSKMASQICDLLLSAVGEGATRDEQFCCFNTAFSAPIPEDLRSGHLQDAVYLFTSFLSEIPA from the exons ATGGAATGTGAAGTGGGAAGCATATTTGATTCTTGTATTGTGCATAGTTACAAAAAAAGAAGGGTTTCTGAGTGCTGCATTACTTCAACAAACGAGATAATGACCGAAATTGAAGCTTCATTGCCAAGCCTACACTCCCCTGGTTACTATACTGAACCTTCTTTGAAGGAATTAGCGGCCCGTGAGGCCCTTTACCCCGGTTATTGCAGCGGTGTTCCTGATTTTACTGTCGGAAGATTTGGTTATGGATATGTTAAGTATCTTAATAAAACTGATGTAAGAGGATTATGTTTAGATGACATTGTAAAGTTCCGTAGGCATGATGTTGTAGTTTATGAGGATGAGAATGATAAGCCTGCAGTTGGTCAGGGCCTTAACAAAGCAGCTGAAGTGGTTTTGGTACTAGATAGTGGAAAGTCGAAGTCTAATGAGTGCCGCGACGATGTTCTagtgaaaaaattaaaacaaagtaCGGAGAGACAAGGAGCGCGGTTTGTTTCCTTTGATCCGGTAACTTGTGAGTGGAAATTCTTAGTTGAACACTTCAGTAGATTTGGGTTTGATGACGATGATGAAGAGGACGCTGTTATGGATGATGCTGAGGCACATGATGTTGAGAAAGAATCGCCGACAAATATCGATGAAATTGAGCTTTCTCATTCTCTTCCTGCCCATCTTAGGCTCGATCCTGTTAAAATGAGAGAAATGAGATCATTGATGTTTCCCGATGAAGAAGAGATGGAGGACTTGGGTCGCAAATCATCTTTTGTTAAGGAGCATGTGAGGCCTTTGAAAAGTTCTGCTCAGTTCACGACCAATAGATCTACTCCACCAGTTGTTCGAAATACTCCATTTCCATTACTTGAGTATAAGCATGGGAATCTTGATTCAAATTCTCCTGGATCCATATTGATGGTTCAGCAACATAAGAGCACGCCTCTGAGGACAGTAAAAGCGCAGGGTTTTGAGCTGGACCTCAAGCATGAAACGCCTGTATCTGGAAACTATGCTCACAATATAGTTGATGCTGGTCTGTTTATGGGCAAGTCATTTCGTGTTGGGTGGGGACCAAATGGCATTCTTGTACACTCTGGTGCATTTGTAGGAAGTGGTGGTGATCACAAGCTATTATCATCTGTTGTCAAGTTGGAGAAAGTTGCTTTTGACAATTTGGTCAgggatgaaaataaaaaagtgagTGAAGAACTTGTTGACCATGCTTTGGTTTCTCCATTAAATTTTCACAAAGGAATAGACCATGTGACGAATGAGGTTGACTTTGGTCCCTACAGGTTAGCACTTCAAAAGCTCGAAGCTAATCGTACAAACCTATCAGAGATTTCTCATCAATATTGTGATATTATTGAGAGGCAATTGAGTGTGCCTGGCTTACCTTCCTCAAACCGATTAGGTTTGACACACCAAGTAATGACCTGGGAGTTAATTAGAGTTCTTTTTTCTGAGAGAGAACAGAAGTGTCAAATAGAATCTTTGGGTGCTGACAATGAGGAAGATATGATGCAGGATATAAAGGAAGTTGATCAAGATGTTGACCAAGAAGCGCTCCCTCTTATGAGAAGAGCAGAGTTCAGTTATTGGTTGCGAGAGAGTGTCTCCTATCATGTCCAAAACCAAATAAGCTCTCTAGATGACTCTCACTATTTGCAACATGTTTTTACACTCTTGACTGGGCGGCAATTGGATGAAGCAGTGCAGTTGGCTGTGTCCAAAGGAGACGTGAGGTTGGCTTGTTTGTTAAGTCAGGCTGGCGGTTCTACTCTGAATCGCTCTGATGTTGCAAAGCAACTTGATATTTGGAGGAATAAAGGgcttgattttaattttattgaagaAGACAGATTGAGACTCTATGAACTTCTCGCGggaaatattcatgatgcattgCATGATATTCAAATTGACTGGAGGAGGTTCTTAGGTTTATTAATGTGGTACAAATTACCTGCTGACACTTCGTTACCAGCTGCTTTTGAGACTTATAAACATTTTCTTGATGAGGGAACAGCCCCATATCCTGTTCCACTTTTTATTGATGAAGGAACATCAGAGGAGGTTGCCAGTTGGAAAGCAGATAAACACTTTGACATTTCATTTTATCTCATGCTTCTTCATGCTAGTGAAGAGACAGAATTCAGCTTTCTGAGGGCTATGTTTAGTGCCTTCTCATCATCCCCTGACCCACTTGACTATCATATGATCTGGCACCAACGTGAAGTTTTGGAAGCAGTGGGTGTTATAAATTCTAATGATCTTCATATTCTAGACATGGGATTTGTATCTCAGCTGTTGTGCTTAGGGAAAGTCCACTGGGCCATATATGTGGCCCTTCACCTGCCTCATCGGGAAGATTATCCATATCTTCATGTAAATCTGATTCGTGAAATATTGTTCCAATACTGTGAAACTTGGAGTTCAGATGAATCTCAGTATCGCTTCATTGAGGATTTAGGCATTCCCAAAGAATGGATGCACGAGGCTTTG gcaatatattataattataatgggGATCTCGCAGAAGCCCTTGAGCAATTTCTTAAGTGTGCAAATTGGCAAAAAGCTCATACTATTTTTATAACTTCAGTTGCTCATAAGTTATTCTTGCAAG CCAAACACGCTGAGATATGGAGGATTGCAACTTCAATGGAGGACTATAAATCTGAAATTGAAAACTGGGATTTGGGAGCTGgaatttatatttcattttatttgatgagAAACAAACTTCAGGGAGATACCAATGCCATGACTGAATTG GATTCTCTTCAAAGTAAAAATGCTGCATGTCAGGAATTTGTCAGTCAGTTAAATGAATCTTTGGCTGTTTGGGGTTCCAGATTACCTGTTGATGCAAG AGTGGCATATTCAAAAATGGCAAGCCAAATATGTGATTTGCTGTTATCTGCTGTTGGTGAGGGTGCCACACGCGATGAGCAGTTTTGTTGCTTCAACACTGCTTTCAGTGCTCCCATTCCTGAAGACTTACGCTCCGGTCACTTGCAGGATGCAGTGTATCTGTTTACCAGCTTTTTGTCAGAGATTCCAGCTTAA
- the LOC123921947 gene encoding NAD(P)H-dependent 6'-deoxychalcone synthase-like, translated as MKQFLSIKRLQAKVKSNIKHSSNLKVCKHSQPNKNKNMGSVSVEIPTKVLTNTSSQVEMPVVGMGSAPDFTCKKDTKDAIIEAIKQGYRHFDTAAAYGSEQALGEGLKEAIELGLVTREQLFVTSKLWVTENHPHLVVPALQKSLKNLQLEYLDLYLIHWPLSSQPGKFSFPIDVADLLPFDVKGVWESMEEGLKLELTKAIGVSNFSVKKLQNLLSVANVLPAVNQVEMNLAWQQKELREFCNANGIVLTAFSPLRKGASRGANEVMENDMLKEIADAHGKSVAQISLRWLYEQGVTFVPKSYDKERMGQNLAIFDWKLTKEDHEKIDQIKQNRLIPGPTKPGLNDLWDDEI; from the exons aTGAAACAATTCTTATCTATAAAAAGGTTACAAGCAAAAGTTAAGTCCAACATCAAACATAGCTCAAACCTCAAAGTGTGTAAACATTCTCAGcctaacaaaaacaaaaacatgggTAGTGTAAGTGTTGAAATTCCAACAAAGGTTCTTACTAACACATCTAGTCAAGTGGAAATGCCTGTGGTTGGAATGGGATCAGCACCTGACTTCACATGTAAGAAAGACACAAAAGATGCAATCATTGAAGCCATCAAACAAGGTTATAGACACTTTGATACTGCTGCTGCTTATGGCTCAGAACAAGCTCTTGGTGAAGGTTTGAAAGAGGCAATTGAACTTGGTCTTGTTACTAGAGAACAACTCTTTGTTACTTCTAAACTTTGGGTCACTGAAAATCATCCTCATCTTGTTGTTCCTGCTCTTCAAAAATCTCTCAA GAATCTTCAATTGGAGTACTTGGACTTGTATTTGATTCATTGGCCACTTAGTTCTCAGCCTGGAAAGTTTTCATTTCCAATTGATGTGGCAGATCTCTTGCCATTTGATGTGAAGGGTGTTTGGGAATCCATGGAGGAAGGCTTGAAACTTGAACTCACTAAAGCTATTGGTGTCAGTAACTTCTCTGTCAAGAAACTTCAAAATCTTCTCTCTGTTGCCAATGTTCTTCCCGCAGTCAATCAA GTGGAGATGAACCTTGCATGGCAACAAAAGGAGCTTAGAGAATTTTGCAATGCAAATGGAATAGTGTTAACTGCATTTTCACCATTGAGGAAAGGTGCAAGCAGGGGAGCAAATGAGGTTATGGAGAATGATATGCTTAAAGAGATTGCAGATGCTCATGGAAAGTCTGTTGCACAAATTTCATTGAGATGGTTATATGAACAAGGAGTCACTTTTGTTCCCAAGAGCTATGATAAAGAAAGAATGGGTCAAAATTTGGCTATCTTTGATTGGAAATTGACAAAAGAAGATCATGAGAAAATTGATCAAATTAAGCAGAACCGTTTGATCCCTGGACCAACCAAGCCAGGACTTAATGACCTATGGGAtgatgaaatataa
- the LOC123921250 gene encoding NAD(P)H-dependent 6'-deoxychalcone synthase-like — translation MGSVSVEIPTKVLTNTSSKVKMPVVGMGSAPDFTCKKDTKDAIIEAIKQGYRHFDTAAAYGSEQALGEGLKEAIELGLVTREQLFVTSKLWVTENHPHLLVPALQKSLKNLQLEYLDLYLIHWPLSSQPGKFSFPIDVADLLPFDVKGVWESMEEGLKLGLTKAIGVSNFSVKKLQNLLSVANVLPAVNQVEMNLAWQQKELREFCNANGIVLTAFSPLRKGASRGANEVMENDMLKEIADAHGKSVAQISLRWLYEQGVTFVPKSYDKERMGQNLAIFDWILTKEDHEKIDQIKQNRLIPGPTKPGLNDLWDDEI, via the exons atgggTAGTGTAAGTGTTGAAATTCCAACAAAGGTTCTTACTAACACATCTAGTAAAGTGAAAATGCCTGTGGTTGGAATGGGATCAGCACCTGACTTCACATGTAAGAAAGACACAAAAGATGCAATCATTGAAGCCATCAAACAAGGTTATAGACACTTTGATACTGCTGCTGCTTATGGCTCAGAACAAGCTCTTGGTGAAGGTTTGAAAGAGGCAATTGAACTTGGTCTTGTTACTAGAGAACAACTTTTTGTTACTTCTAAACTTTGGGTCACTGAaaatcatcctcatcttcttgTTCCTGCTCTTCAAAAATCTCTCAA GAATCTTCAATTGGAGTACTTGGACTTGTATTTGATTCATTGGCCACTTAGTTCTCAGCCTGGAAAGTTTTCATTTCCAATTGATGTGGCAGATCTCTTGCCATTTGATGTGAAGGGTGTTTGGGAATCCATGGAGGAAGGCTTGAAACTTGGACTCACTAAGGCTATTGGTGTCAGTAACTTCTCTGTCAAGAAACTTCAAAATCTTCTCTCTGTTGCCAATGTTCTTCCTGCAGTCAATCAA GTGGAGATGAACCTTGCATGGCAACAAAAGGAGCTTAGAGAATTTTGCAATGCAAATGGAATAGTGTTAACTGCATTTTCACCATTGAGGAAAGGTGCAAGCAGGGGAGCAAATGAGGTTATGGAGAATGATATGCTTAAAGAGATTGCAGATGCTCATGGAAAGTCTGTTGCACAAATTTCATTGAGATGGTTATATGAACAAGGAGTCACTTTTGTTCCCAAGAGCTATGATAAAGAAAGAATGGGTCAAAATTTGGCTATCTTTGATTGGATattaacaaaagaagatcatGAGAAAATTGATCAAATTAAGCAGAACCGTTTGATCCCTGGACCAACCAAGCCAGGACTGAATGATCTATGGGATGatgaaatataa
- the LOC123921251 gene encoding uncharacterized protein LOC123921251, with amino-acid sequence MVSVVSNTSMIRGREEVYVATMPLRATKGPPQLLMSAAYSLNLWNFQHFMVIIKPSSSPSQVMVFDFQPKDPEDIYVALASLSGRTVPGVVLVRKLKKLPRNKCWLVGYAEADAVEIAADFNRKWETDLRIGYNDCRDYTNGLVAQLTGEKDVLQRLRNLGS; translated from the exons ATGGTATCAGTTGTTTCAAACACATCAATGATAAGAGGAAGAGAGGAAGTGTATGTAGCAACAATGCCTCTAAGGGCTACCAAGGGACCACCTCAGTTGCTTATGTCTGCTGCTTATTCCCTTAATTTATGGAATTTTCAGCATTTCATGGTCATCATCAAACCTTCTTCCTCACCTTCACAG gTTATGGTTTTTGATTTTCAACCAAAAGATCCTGAAGATATATATGTGGCACTAGCAAGTTTAAGTGGTAGAACTGTGCCAG GAGTTGTTCTTGTGAGGAAGTTAAAAAAGTTGCCGCGAAACAAATGTTGGTTGGTTGGATATGCAGAAGCAGATGCTGTAGAAATAGCAGCTGATTTCAACAGAAAATGGGAAACAGATTTGAGAATCGGTTATAATGATTGTCGCGATTATACCAATG GTTTGGTCGCGCAACTCACGGGCGAAAAAGATGTGCTGCAACGTTTGAGAAACCTTGGTAGCTAG
- the LOC123921166 gene encoding fimbrin-5-like isoform X1: MSSFVGVIVSDQELQSQFTQVELRTLKSKYVSARTQGGRVTVGDLPPIFKKLKIFAELFTEDEIKAALSESYGNMDDEIDFESFLRAHVNLQTRAMAKDGGSKSSSFLKTATTTVHHAINESEKASYVAHINSYLAEDKFLKQFLPLDPATNALFDLAKDGVLLCKLINVAVPGTIDERAINTKRDLNPWERNENHTLGLNSAKAIGCTVVNIGTQDMVEGRPYLVLGLISQVIKIQLLADLNLKKTPELLGLVEDDKDVEELISLPPDKVLLKWMNYHLKKAGYEKQVTNFSSDVKDGEAYAYLLSALAPEVSGPSALATKDPTERANMVLEQAERLDCKRYLTPKDIVDGSPNLNLAFVAQIFQHRNGLTADTKTMSFAEMMTDDVQTSREERCFRLWINSLGIATYVNNIFEDVRNGWVLLEVLDKVSPGSVNWKQATKPPIKMPFRKVENCNQVIKIGKDLNFSLVNIAGNDIVQGNKKLLLAFMWQLMRFTMLQLLKNLRSHSQGKEITDADILNWANKKVKKSGRASQMESFKDKNLSNGIFFLELLSAVESRVVNWSLVTKGETDDDKKLNSTYIISVARKLGCSIFLLPEDIIEVNQKMILTLTASIMYWSLQHSEESFTPEASPVASADGEHQTEFTTEVSNLAIDDVSENKPEDEGVSS; encoded by the exons ATGTCTAGTTTTGTGGGTGTCATTGTTTCTGATCAAGAACTTCAGAGCCAGTTCACCCAAGTCGAATTAAGAACACTCAAATCAAAa TATGTATCTGCAAGGACTCAAGGGGGTCGTGTTACTGTCGGAGATTTGCCTCCCATTTTCAAGAAATTGAAGATTTTCGCTGAGCTTTTTACCGAGGATGAGATTAAGGCGGCATTGTCAGAGTCCTATGGGAACATGGATGATGAAATTGACTTTGAATCCTTCCTCAGG GCACATGTAAACTTGCAAACACGAGCTATGGCAAAAGATGGTGGTTCAAAAAGTTCTTCATTTTTGAAGACAGCTACAACGACTGTTCATCATGCAATTAATGAATCTGAGAAGGCTTCTTATGTTGCACATATTAACAGTTACTTGGCTGAAGATAAATTCTTGAAGCAGTTTCTTCCGCTTGATCCAGCTACAAATGCATTGTTTGATCTTGCTAAAGATGGAGTCCTGCTCTG CAAGCTTATTAATGTCGCCGTTCCTGGGACCATAGATGAACGAGCTATCAACACAAAACGGGATCTTAATCCATGGGAGAGGAATGAAAACCACACCCTTGGCCTCAATTCAGCAAAGGCTATTGGGTGCACAGTGGTTAATATTGGTACACAGGATATGGTTGAAGGAAGA cCTTATTTGGTACTTGGTCTGATTTCACAAGTAATCAAG ATTCAATTGTTAGCTGATCTCAATCTAAAGAAAACTCCTGAACTTTTGGGATTAGTGGAAGATGATAAG GATGTGGAGGAGCTTATCAGTTTACCACCTGACAAGGTTTTATTGAAATGGATGAATTACCATTTGAAGAAAGCTGGATATGAGAAACAAGTTACAAATTTCTCTTCTGATGTAAAG GATGGAGAAGCTTATGCTTACTTGCTTAGTGCCCTTGCTCCGGAAGTTTCAGGCCCATCTGCCTTGGCCACAAAAGATCCAACAGAAAGAGCAAATATGGTTCTTGAGCAGGCAGAGAGATTAGATTGCAAGAGATACCTCACTCCAAAGGACATAGTGGATGGGTCGCCTAACCTTAATCTTGCATTTGTTGCTCAAATATTCCAGCATAG GAATGGCCTTACAGCTGACACGAAGACAATGTCCTTTGCTGAGATGATGACTGATGATGTACAGACATCTCGGGAAGAAAGATGCTTCAGACTCTGGATTAACAGTCTTGGAATTGCTACTTAtgtcaataatatttttgaGGATGTCAGAAATGG ATGGGTTCTATTAGAAGTTCTTGATAAAGTTTCACCTGGATCTGTCAATTGGAAACAGGCGACAAAGCCTCCTATAAAGATGCCATTTCGAAAAGTGGAGAATTGCAACCAAGTTATAAAAATTGGGAAGGACCTAAACTTTTCCTTAGTAAATATTGCTGGTAATGATATTGTACAAGGGAATAAGAAGCTCTTACTAG CATTTATGTGGCAGCTTATGAGATTTACTATGCTTCAACTTCTGAAAAACTTGAGGTCACATTCCCAAGGTAAAGAGATTACTGATGCTGATATATTGAACTGGGCAAACAAAAAAGTGAAGAAAAGCGGAAGAGCATCTCAAATGGAGAGTTTCAAG GATAAGAATCTTTCCAACGGCATTTTCTTCCTTGAGCTTTTGAGCGCTGTAGAGTCAAGAGTAGTCAACTGGAGTCTAGTTACTAAAGGAGAGACTG ATGATGACAAGAAGTTgaattcaacatatataatcAGTGTCGCACGAAAACTTGGATGCTCCATTTTCCTGTTACCTGAGGACATAATAGAG GTTAATCAGAAGATGATACTTACTTTAACTGCTAGCATCATGTACTGGAGCCTGCAGCATTCTGAAGAAAGCTTCACCCCAGAAGCATCGCCTGTAGCTTCAGCAGATGGTGAACATCAAACAGAGTTTACAACCGAGGTGTCCAATTTAGCTATTGATGATGTTTCGGAGAATAAACCAGAGGATGAAGGAGTCTCTTCTTAA
- the LOC123921166 gene encoding fimbrin-5-like isoform X2, which yields MLFDAQFVSSPSMYAPNLKVYFSFCFECLHGKAHVNLQTRAMAKDGGSKSSSFLKTATTTVHHAINESEKASYVAHINSYLAEDKFLKQFLPLDPATNALFDLAKDGVLLCKLINVAVPGTIDERAINTKRDLNPWERNENHTLGLNSAKAIGCTVVNIGTQDMVEGRPYLVLGLISQVIKIQLLADLNLKKTPELLGLVEDDKDVEELISLPPDKVLLKWMNYHLKKAGYEKQVTNFSSDVKDGEAYAYLLSALAPEVSGPSALATKDPTERANMVLEQAERLDCKRYLTPKDIVDGSPNLNLAFVAQIFQHRNGLTADTKTMSFAEMMTDDVQTSREERCFRLWINSLGIATYVNNIFEDVRNGWVLLEVLDKVSPGSVNWKQATKPPIKMPFRKVENCNQVIKIGKDLNFSLVNIAGNDIVQGNKKLLLAFMWQLMRFTMLQLLKNLRSHSQGKEITDADILNWANKKVKKSGRASQMESFKDKNLSNGIFFLELLSAVESRVVNWSLVTKGETDDDKKLNSTYIISVARKLGCSIFLLPEDIIEVNQKMILTLTASIMYWSLQHSEESFTPEASPVASADGEHQTEFTTEVSNLAIDDVSENKPEDEGVSS from the exons ATGTTGTTTGATGCTCAATTTGTCTCTAGTCCTAGCATGTATGCACCTAACTTGAAAGtatacttttctttttgttttgaatgTCTGCATGGGAAG GCACATGTAAACTTGCAAACACGAGCTATGGCAAAAGATGGTGGTTCAAAAAGTTCTTCATTTTTGAAGACAGCTACAACGACTGTTCATCATGCAATTAATGAATCTGAGAAGGCTTCTTATGTTGCACATATTAACAGTTACTTGGCTGAAGATAAATTCTTGAAGCAGTTTCTTCCGCTTGATCCAGCTACAAATGCATTGTTTGATCTTGCTAAAGATGGAGTCCTGCTCTG CAAGCTTATTAATGTCGCCGTTCCTGGGACCATAGATGAACGAGCTATCAACACAAAACGGGATCTTAATCCATGGGAGAGGAATGAAAACCACACCCTTGGCCTCAATTCAGCAAAGGCTATTGGGTGCACAGTGGTTAATATTGGTACACAGGATATGGTTGAAGGAAGA cCTTATTTGGTACTTGGTCTGATTTCACAAGTAATCAAG ATTCAATTGTTAGCTGATCTCAATCTAAAGAAAACTCCTGAACTTTTGGGATTAGTGGAAGATGATAAG GATGTGGAGGAGCTTATCAGTTTACCACCTGACAAGGTTTTATTGAAATGGATGAATTACCATTTGAAGAAAGCTGGATATGAGAAACAAGTTACAAATTTCTCTTCTGATGTAAAG GATGGAGAAGCTTATGCTTACTTGCTTAGTGCCCTTGCTCCGGAAGTTTCAGGCCCATCTGCCTTGGCCACAAAAGATCCAACAGAAAGAGCAAATATGGTTCTTGAGCAGGCAGAGAGATTAGATTGCAAGAGATACCTCACTCCAAAGGACATAGTGGATGGGTCGCCTAACCTTAATCTTGCATTTGTTGCTCAAATATTCCAGCATAG GAATGGCCTTACAGCTGACACGAAGACAATGTCCTTTGCTGAGATGATGACTGATGATGTACAGACATCTCGGGAAGAAAGATGCTTCAGACTCTGGATTAACAGTCTTGGAATTGCTACTTAtgtcaataatatttttgaGGATGTCAGAAATGG ATGGGTTCTATTAGAAGTTCTTGATAAAGTTTCACCTGGATCTGTCAATTGGAAACAGGCGACAAAGCCTCCTATAAAGATGCCATTTCGAAAAGTGGAGAATTGCAACCAAGTTATAAAAATTGGGAAGGACCTAAACTTTTCCTTAGTAAATATTGCTGGTAATGATATTGTACAAGGGAATAAGAAGCTCTTACTAG CATTTATGTGGCAGCTTATGAGATTTACTATGCTTCAACTTCTGAAAAACTTGAGGTCACATTCCCAAGGTAAAGAGATTACTGATGCTGATATATTGAACTGGGCAAACAAAAAAGTGAAGAAAAGCGGAAGAGCATCTCAAATGGAGAGTTTCAAG GATAAGAATCTTTCCAACGGCATTTTCTTCCTTGAGCTTTTGAGCGCTGTAGAGTCAAGAGTAGTCAACTGGAGTCTAGTTACTAAAGGAGAGACTG ATGATGACAAGAAGTTgaattcaacatatataatcAGTGTCGCACGAAAACTTGGATGCTCCATTTTCCTGTTACCTGAGGACATAATAGAG GTTAATCAGAAGATGATACTTACTTTAACTGCTAGCATCATGTACTGGAGCCTGCAGCATTCTGAAGAAAGCTTCACCCCAGAAGCATCGCCTGTAGCTTCAGCAGATGGTGAACATCAAACAGAGTTTACAACCGAGGTGTCCAATTTAGCTATTGATGATGTTTCGGAGAATAAACCAGAGGATGAAGGAGTCTCTTCTTAA